A region of the Candidatus Aminicenantes bacterium genome:
CACAGAGACAACCCCATATAATCCAAGTTCTCCCTATTCCGCGTCAAAAGCGGCTTCCGATCATTTGGTGAATGCATGGCACAGAACGTTCAATTTGCCGGTTTTGCTGACCAATTGTTCAAACAACTACGGCCCCTACCAGTTTTCTGAAAAGCTGATTCCCCTGATGATCATCAATTGCTTGCATGAAAAGCCTCTACCGATTTACGGCAAGGGGGCCAATATTCGCGATTGGCTTTATGTGGAGGATCACTGCAACGCTTTATGGCAAGTTTTGAACAAGGGAAAGATCGGCGAGTCATACAATATCGGGGGCGGCAATGAAATCAAAAATATCGATGTTGTTAAAAACATCTGCGCTATCATGGATGAAATCAAACCCCGAGCCGATGACCAATCGTATCAGGGCTTGATCACTTTTGTCACCGATCGGCCGGGCCATGATTATCGCTATGCCATTGATTTTTCCAAAATTAAAAATGAGTTGGGCTGGAAGCCAAGCCATAGTTATCATTCCGGTTTAGAAAAGACCATTAAGTGGTACATAGACAATAAAACCTGGTGGCAGGCGATTCAGGAAAAAAAGTACAATTTGGAAAGGCTTGGAGTGCGATCATGAAAGGAATTGTTTTAGCCGGTGGGGCCGGCTCCCGCTTATGGCCGGTTACCAAAGTTGTTTCCAAACAACTATTGCCTCTTTATGATAAACCCATGATCTATTATCCGTTATCTATATTATTAATGGCTCATATTCGAGAAATACTCATCATCTCGACCCCCACTGATTTGCCAAGATTTGAAGACTTACTGGGGAATGGGGAAAACATTGGTGTTTCTTTATTATATGCGATACAACCAAGACCAGAGGGGTTGGCTCAATCATTTATCATCGGCAAAGAATTTATTGGTCATGATAGCACTTGCTTAATTTTGGGAGACAATGTTTTTTATGGGGCCGGATTAAACGAATTACTGAAGAATGCTGTAAACATAGTGAATAATGAGAAAAAAGCGGTTGTGTTTGGATATTATGTTAATAATCCAGA
Encoded here:
- the rfbB gene encoding dTDP-glucose 4,6-dehydratase; translation: MANSINKNTLLITGGAGFIGSNFIHYLFNNSGFHGKVVNYDNLTYAGNEDNLSEIKEKWNEERYFFIKGDIGDRQLLKETLSQFKPHAIVNFAAESHVDRSIDSPMVFIDTNIKGTATLLEEALGYWKSLAGLEKDQFRFLHISTDEVFGALAETGFFTETTPYNPSSPYSASKAASDHLVNAWHRTFNLPVLLTNCSNNYGPYQFSEKLIPLMIINCLHEKPLPIYGKGANIRDWLYVEDHCNALWQVLNKGKIGESYNIGGGNEIKNIDVVKNICAIMDEIKPRADDQSYQGLITFVTDRPGHDYRYAIDFSKIKNELGWKPSHSYHSGLEKTIKWYIDNKTWWQAIQEKKYNLERLGVRS